A stretch of the Neofelis nebulosa isolate mNeoNeb1 chromosome 1, mNeoNeb1.pri, whole genome shotgun sequence genome encodes the following:
- the LOC131517566 gene encoding nuclear envelope pore membrane protein POM 121-like isoform X1, which yields MGSYLSRPHPRPLSPSLLGGDPPETLEGLGPAHPARSVPPTCRAHSAAPTLDLTRRPSCENLVASPRRRRYRRRFAIVHLRQYPIQQARCLFLGVFSSVPHTRHPKPVLSACRSKMFCTSVILKMASAKGKLTLRLALKETVLCMWSSLSSHLPNPCVRETLMRALEENGQAKAKEEKDLTSLVESREELAKPGEGHPVPKRQDDLRGDAECSGSMQSAFRRLMVNGVLSSFVPRPGPLKRDFCSTSLEDSLIRKSHTCFLSSCSKRNAITSSYSSTRGFPPLSRSFPGTAGIRGPASYQPQVAAKKASEESYHSSSSASVEPQRKIKHENVADAPSGQKQSLRDRSPLPDSSRPRKRKIPLLLSSRRHDPLILLPPPQVGYRVTAEDLDLEKRAAIQWINKALEG from the exons ATGGGCAGTTACCTGAGCCGGCCCCACCCTCGGCCGCTGTCCCCTTCTCTGCTAGGCGGGGACCCGCCCGAGACGCTTGAGGGCCTCGGGCCCGCACACCCAGCCCGCAGTGTTCCTCCGACTTGCCGGGCTCACTCGGCGGCCCCGACCCTGGACCTAACTCGCAGGCCATCATGCGAGAATCTTGTGGCTTCACCCCGTCGTCGTCGGTACCGTCGGCGGTTTGCCATAGTCCATCTGCGGCAGTATCCAATCCAGCAGGCCCGGTGTTTATTTCTGGGGGTCTTTTCCTCAGTGCCCCACACCCGCCATCCGAAGCCTGTGCTGTCTGCCTGCAGGTCCAAGATGTTCTGCACTTCAGTGATCCTGAAGATGGCATCTGCTAAGGGCAAGCTGACGCTGCGTTTGGCTCTGAAGGAGACAGTCCTCTGTATGTGGTCTTCGCTGTCTAGTCACCTCCCAAATCCTTGTGTAAGGGAGACCTTGATGAGGGCCCTTGAAGAGAATGGTCAAGCGAaagccaaagaagagaaagacctGACCTCCCTGGTTGAGAGCAGGGAAGAGCTGGCAAAGCCTGGAGAAGGGCACCCAGTCCCCAAGAGGCAGGATGATCTGAGAGGGGATGCCGAGTGCAGTGGGAGCATGCAGTCAGCATTTAGGCGCCTGATGGTCAATGGAGTCCTCTCTTCCTTTGTGCCCAGGCCGGGGCCTCTGAAGAGAGACTTCTGTTCTACCAGCTTAGAAGACAGCCTGATTAGGAAATCCCACACCTGCTTTTTGAGCTCATGCAGCAAACGCAATGCCATCACCAGTTCTTACAGCTCCACTCGAGGGTTCCCACCGCTGTCGAGGAGCTTCCCAGGCACAGCTGGGATCCGAGGCCCAGCCTCATACCAGCCCCAAGTGGCTGCAAAGAAAGCCAGTGAGGAAAGCTATCATTCTAGCTCTTCAGCCTCAGTAGAACCACAAAGGAAGATCAAGCATGAAAATGTTGCAGATGCACCTTCTGGGCAGAAGCAAAGTTTGAGGGATCGCTCACCTCTACCTGACAGCTCCAGGCCCCGGAAGCGCAAGATTCCTCTGCTGTTGTCCTCTAGGCGACATGACCCACTGATCCTGCTCCCACCACCCCAGGTGGGTTATCGAGTCACTGCTGAAGACCTTGACTTAGAGAAGAGAGCTGCGATCCAGTGGATCAACAAGGCCTTGGAAGG atga
- the LOC131517566 gene encoding nuclear envelope pore membrane protein POM 121-like isoform X2: MGSYLSRPHPRPLSPSLLGGDPPETLEGLGPAHPARSVPPTCRAHSAAPTLDLTRRPSCENLVASPRRRRYRRRFAIVHLRQYPIQQARCLFLGVFSSVPHTRHPKPVLSACRSKMFCTSVILKMASAKGKLTLRLALKETVLCMWSSLSSHLPNPCVRETLMRALEENGQAKAKEEKDLTSLVESREELAKPGEGHPVPKRQDDLRGDAECSGSMQSAFRRLMVNGVLSSFVPRPGPLKRDFCSTSLEDSLIRKSHTCFLSSCSKRNAITSSYSSTRGFPPLSRSFPGTAGIRGPASYQPQVAAKKASEESYHSSSSASVEPQRKIKHENVADAPSGQKQSLRDRSPLPDSSRPRKRKIPLLLSSRRHDPLILLPPPQMMELISRANLRTVTS, translated from the exons ATGGGCAGTTACCTGAGCCGGCCCCACCCTCGGCCGCTGTCCCCTTCTCTGCTAGGCGGGGACCCGCCCGAGACGCTTGAGGGCCTCGGGCCCGCACACCCAGCCCGCAGTGTTCCTCCGACTTGCCGGGCTCACTCGGCGGCCCCGACCCTGGACCTAACTCGCAGGCCATCATGCGAGAATCTTGTGGCTTCACCCCGTCGTCGTCGGTACCGTCGGCGGTTTGCCATAGTCCATCTGCGGCAGTATCCAATCCAGCAGGCCCGGTGTTTATTTCTGGGGGTCTTTTCCTCAGTGCCCCACACCCGCCATCCGAAGCCTGTGCTGTCTGCCTGCAGGTCCAAGATGTTCTGCACTTCAGTGATCCTGAAGATGGCATCTGCTAAGGGCAAGCTGACGCTGCGTTTGGCTCTGAAGGAGACAGTCCTCTGTATGTGGTCTTCGCTGTCTAGTCACCTCCCAAATCCTTGTGTAAGGGAGACCTTGATGAGGGCCCTTGAAGAGAATGGTCAAGCGAaagccaaagaagagaaagacctGACCTCCCTGGTTGAGAGCAGGGAAGAGCTGGCAAAGCCTGGAGAAGGGCACCCAGTCCCCAAGAGGCAGGATGATCTGAGAGGGGATGCCGAGTGCAGTGGGAGCATGCAGTCAGCATTTAGGCGCCTGATGGTCAATGGAGTCCTCTCTTCCTTTGTGCCCAGGCCGGGGCCTCTGAAGAGAGACTTCTGTTCTACCAGCTTAGAAGACAGCCTGATTAGGAAATCCCACACCTGCTTTTTGAGCTCATGCAGCAAACGCAATGCCATCACCAGTTCTTACAGCTCCACTCGAGGGTTCCCACCGCTGTCGAGGAGCTTCCCAGGCACAGCTGGGATCCGAGGCCCAGCCTCATACCAGCCCCAAGTGGCTGCAAAGAAAGCCAGTGAGGAAAGCTATCATTCTAGCTCTTCAGCCTCAGTAGAACCACAAAGGAAGATCAAGCATGAAAATGTTGCAGATGCACCTTCTGGGCAGAAGCAAAGTTTGAGGGATCGCTCACCTCTACCTGACAGCTCCAGGCCCCGGAAGCGCAAGATTCCTCTGCTGTTGTCCTCTAGGCGACATGACCCACTGATCCTGCTCCCACCACCCCAG atgaTGGAGCTAATATCCAGAGCAAACTTGAGGACAGTGACATCATGA